The Kineothrix sp. IPX-CK genomic interval TATTGATTTGTGTATCAATCCGGTAAAGGGATTACAGCTCATGAAAGAATGCAATAAACAGTATAAATGTATCGTAATACAGCCCGGGGCTGAAAGCGCAGAACTATTGGAATATTTAGATCAAAATAAAATTCCGTATATTCAGGGGTGTTTATTGGTCGGATTAAGACTATATCCGAAGGCAGAACGAAAGACTGCCGGAAATGAACAATAACATATAAAAAATAAAAAAATCAGTACATGATAAGAGGGTGTCCCAAAAGTCAAGAAATGACTTGAGGAGCATCCTTTTTTCTTGGTGTGAAAGCTGCCGGCTATAGGAATTATGAATAACCAGTGATAATTTTTATGAATTAGCACTATTAATCTATGTGGCATATAATACATATATAATTACTATGCAATAGGGTAATCGAGAAATACATGAGAAAAATAAATTGAAATCTCAAGGAGAGTGGAAATGGCAAGAGAATTCGAAGGAAAAACAGTTTTTATTACCGGAGCCGCAAAGGGACAAGGACGGGCGGTTGCCTTAGGCTTCGCCAAAGAGGGCGCAAATATCATCGCCTTTGATTTGGGGGAGAGGATATCTTATCCTGCTTATAACAAGTCATCCAATGAGGACCTGGAAAAGTTAAAAGGAGAGGTAGAAAAGTTAGGCGCAGAAATTGTGATCTTTGGTGGTGATGTACGAAAGGAAGAGGATGTTAAGGAGGCTGTTTCAAGAGGAATAAAGGAATTCAAAAAAATCGATATCCTTTTCAGCAATGCGGGAATTGCCGCTTATGGCTATTCGTATGAGCTTACGCTGGAGCAGTGGGAGGCTATGATCGATATTAATCTTAAGGGCGGGTGGCTTGTTTCCAAACATATTATCCCCCATATGATCGAACAAAATAGCGGTGTGATTATTTATAATTCATCGATCGCCGGCTTAAGGGGAATGAACAGAATGAGCCATTATGCGGCATCTAAGCATGGGCTCATCGGTCTGGCAAGATCGCAGGCGATTGAGCTGGCGCCACATGGAATACGCGTTGTTACGCTTCATCCCACAGGAGTTAATACTCCTATGAACGATGGGCTCGCACAGATGGAAGGATCTACACCGTTGGAAATTGCAGAGCGTTCCGCAGGAAATCTTCTGCCGGTGCCATGGGTGGAAACAGAAGATGTGGTAGAGTCGGTGAAGTTTATTGCAAGTGATAAAGCGAGATATATAACGGGAAGCCAGTTTGTGTTGGATGCCGGACTGCTTACAAGATAGTATCCGTACAACAGAGAAGAAAATTTTTATTAAAAATAAGGAGAAAATATTATGAAAAAAAAGATTGTTTTAGGAGCATTATTAATTGCTATGGCAGGAATATTCGGAGGATGCGGTAAAGCAGAGAGCGAAACAGCTGCAAAAAGTGCCGAAGAAACTTCTGCTCCGGAAGAGATAAATGAATCAGAAGCGGAAGCTGGTGAGGCAGAAGCAGCAGAAAATGAAGAAACGCAAACCGCCGAGGAGACAGCAGGGGATGAGGTAATCACAGTTTCTGTAGGAACGATGGGAACATACAGTCCTTTTAGCTATGTAGATGAAAATGACTATCTGACAGGATATGATATTGAAGTTCTTCGCAAGGTGGAAGAGGTAGATCCCAGCCTGCATTTTGAATTTACTACAGGACCATGGGAGTCATTATTTGTAGGACTGGATTCTGATAAATTCCAGATGCTTGCGAATCAGATATCCGGCACAGACGAACGCAGGGAGAAATATTATCTGACAGAGAATCCTTATCATACGGCTGTGAATCAGTTGATCGTAAAAAAGGGAAGAACCGATATTAACGGATTTGAAGATCTGGTTGGAAAGAAGATCGGCCTTACAGTCGGCGATGCACATAATATCGAAGCGGAAAAATGGAACGAAGAAAATGGGAATTCTTTAACACTTGTATATTACGAGGAAGACATTACAACTCTTCTTCAGGAAATCGTAAATGGAAAAATCGATGCAACATTGAACGATCCTGCTGTTGCAATCAGCAAAGCAGAAATCCAGGGTCTGGATGTAGAACCGGTCGGTGAGCGGCTTTCAGAAACTCCTGTATTTTTTATCTTTAAACAGGATGAGCTTGGAAAGACTCTTCAGGAGAAAATAGACGCTGCATTGGGACAGCTGATTGAAAGCGGAGAATTGTCAACGCTCTCAACGGAATGGTTTGAGGCTGATTATACACCACAGGGTAAATAGTAATGGGAAAAATATTTGATGTGGAGTTCATGATAGAGATTATCCCGGATATTCTCAAGGGAATTCCTTATACGCTGACACTTGCGGTAGTTTCATTTATTATCGGGCTTTTTATAGGATTAATAGGGGCGCTGATCAAGATTTACAGGGTTCCTGTGCTGCGGCTTTTTACAGGATTATATGTGTCCTTCTTTAGAGGGACACCCCTGATCGTACAAATCTTATTGTTTTATTATGGTGTCCCTATTTTGCTAAGGATCATTAATCAGAAATTCGGAACCTCTTTCGATGTATCGGCTGTGCCGGCCATGGTTTTTATGCTGGTGGCTTTTTCGGTCAGCGCCGGTGCCTATTTAACCGAATCCATTCGTGCGGCAATTATTTCCGTGGATAAGGGGCAATTGGAGTCCGCATACTCGGTTGGGATGAATACCACGCAAGCGATGATCCGGATAGTACTTCCGCAGGCCATAAAGGTTGCACTTCCCGTGTTTGCCAATTTCTTCATCGGCCTGCTAAAGGATACATCGTTAGCTTTTGCCGCTTCCGTAACTGAGATTATGGGGCAGGCTAAGATTGAGGCAGGAAGGGCATCTCGTTTCTTTGAGGCATATATCGATGCTGCGCTTATTTACTGGGCGATATGTATTGTATTTGAATTTTTGGTAGCAAAACTGGAAAAAAATGTTCGAAGGAACGAGAGAGGTATGGCCAAATGATAGATATTAGAGGAGTACAAAAGTCATTTAAGAATACCGTAGTCCTGAAAGGGGTCAATCTGACAGTGGAGGAAGGAGAGACCGTTGCCCTTATCGGCTCCAGCGGTTCCGGTAAATCGACGCTGCTCAGATGTATTAATTTATTGGAGACACCGGATCAAGGCAGTATTGCGATCGGTGATTATAAGTTCAAAGCACATGATATTTCGAGACATACAAAAAAAGAAGTAAGAAAAAGAACAGGTATGGTTTTCCAAAGTTTCGGACTTTTTGAAAATAAGACTGCGCTGGAAAATGTGACAGAAGCCTTAATAGTAGTACAAAAAAAGAAGAAGGCCGAGGCCATCGAGATCGGGCGGTTTTACCTTGACAAAGTAGGTATGCTCAATCGGGCCAGTTACTATCCGACAGCGTTATCGGGCGGACAGAAGCAGCGAGTGGCGATTGCGAGAGCGTTGGCACTTAACCCTCAGATAATTTTATTTGACGAGCCTACTTCTGCCCTGGACCCAGAGCTCGTTCAAGAGGTTTTGCAGGTGATTAAACAGGCATCCGATGACAGGATGACTATGCTGATCGTTACACACGAAATGGATTTTGCAAGGGAGGTTTCCGATAAGGTGGCATTTATGGATGATGGCATCGTGTTAGAGGTGGCGCCTCCGGAAAAGTTGTTTTTTCATCCGGAGAATGAGAGAACAAAACAATTTATTGACAGATATATGCAAAGATTCAGTTATACAATATAGAACTTAGGAGGTCAGGTTATGGCATATATATCACAGATAGAATATGAAAAGGCATCTGATGAGGTGAAACATCAAATCGATAAGCAGATCAGTGACAACGGGCGCATTACAAATATGAAACTGACGTTGCTCCATTCGCTCCCATCGTATCACGCATTGATGGAATGGTATCCGCTTGAGAAAACCATCGAGCAGTTTCTTGGAGAACGAGCGGTGAATTTCTTCTGTTATGCGATATCAACAGAAAATGATTGTCTCATATGCAGTGTCTTTTTCCGCAAGATACTTAAGGATCTGGATATTGATTTCGATACTTTTCAGTTTACGGAAGAGGAGGATATTCTTATCCGGTATGGAAGAGCTATTGTAAACGATTCGAATCACGTTCCGGCAGAAATTTTTGATGAATTAAAAAAGCATTGGAACGAGGAGCAGATCGTAGCGATTACAGCATTCGCAACGATCATGATCGCAACGAATCTGATTAATAAGATTCTTCAGGTAGATTTGGACGATTACCTTAAAGCATATACAAAGGATTAAGCGGGGCGGTATGGACAAGGATTGGAAGGAAATATTCTGCTGGTTCCATGAACATCCGGAGCTGGGATATCAAGAATATGATACAACACGGAAAATCAAAGAAATTCTTCAAAAGGACGGTATCGAGATAGTAAAGACCGGCCTTTCGACAGGATTGATTGCAGTAGTGCGCGGGAGTAAGAAGGGAAAGAACGTCGCTTTCAGGGCGGATATCGATGCATTGCCGATAGAAGAGCAAACAGGGCTTTCTTATACTTCCGTCCATAGCGGCATCATGCATGCCTGCGGTCATGATTTTCATATAACGACAGCACTTGCAGCAGCAGAACGTCTGCATGAAAAAAGAAAAGAGATATCGGGAAACGTATTTTTTATTTTTCAGCCTGCGGAAGAGGTGGCAGATGGTGCCAAAACAGTAATACAAACAGGAGTGCTGAAGGAAGTGGACGAGTATTATGCTTTTCATGCAGATCCGGCACTTCCGACAGGAACGATCGGGCTGAAAAAGGGAACCATTATGGCAGCCGTTGATCAGTTTAAGGTTACCATAAAGGGAAAGGACGCGCATGCGGCAATGCCCCATTTGGGAAATAATCCCATACCTGTGATGGCGCAGATGATGCTTGTCTTACAGACATCAGTGCCTCAAAAGGTTCCGGCTATCCATCCCAGTGTACTTAGCTTTACGCAGATATGCGCCGGGAATACATGGAATGTAATTCCAGAGAGCGGCTTTTTTCAAGGTACGATGCGCAGCATACTCTTTCGGGAAAGAAAAGAGATGAAAGAACGTTTTTTTACTATTGTTCAGGAATTTGCAACGATGAACGATATGCAGGTGCGTATCGAATGGCATGAAGGTCCGGCCCCTATTGTTAATGATGAGGGTCTGTGCGATACAATAGAGCGCATTGCAAAAAAGAATCATTTCAGTATAAAACATGTCGAAACCAATATGATCAGTGATGATTTTTCATGCTATTTGGAAGCGAATGAAAAGGCGGCGGGGATGTACCTTAAAGTAGGAACAGGAGAAGGACATCCGCTTCACAATTCCGGGTTTACGGTGGATATTGCCGCGATAGAAATTGCGGCAGGGCTATTGACCGATATCTTACTGGAAGCAGTCAGATAGATTCCAAATATAAATGAAACGCAGGAGTGAAAAAAGCACGATGTTAGAATTGTATCCGGATTTTTATAATGATGTTTTTGGGCCGATTATGCAGCCCGGCTCGAGTTCTCACACAGCCGGTCCGTGCAGGATCGGCTATGTTGCGTCCTGTCTGCTGGATGCGCCGCTGAAGCAGATACAGGTGTATCTGGATCCGGATGGCTCTTTTGCCGGAACTTTTGGATGGATGAATGAAGACCTGGGAATGCTTGCTGGTGCTTATGGTTTTTTGCCTGAGGAGGAAAAGATATTTGATATCAGGCAGATTTTAAGTGAAGAGGGCATCCCTTATCGTTTTGATTTCGAGAAGATAGCGGAAAGCTCTCATCCAAATGCAGTCAAATTTGTTCTGACAGACAGGAACGATGAGCAGGCAGTGCTTGTCGGTAATTCCATCGGAGGCGGAATGATAGAGGTTGTATGGGCTATGGGCATCCCGATATCCTTTAAAGGGGATAAAGAATTAGTGCTCCAAGGAAACCGCAGGCAGTACGTCCTTAAACCGATCTTGCCTGTTATTACGACGGAAAGAAAAAAGCCCCAGCTTTTCGCAGATTTTGAAGAATGGATCCGGATCTCGGAAGTAAATCATCAAAGCTTGTGGGAAACCGCACTTGTATATGAAGAGAATTCCTCCGGATGGGGCAGAGGAGAGATTGTAGAGTACATGAGAAAAATCCAGCGGCTGCTCAAAAGGCAGACAGATTACATAGATGAAGCGCAGGAACAGCTTTTGGAAACACCTTTTTCCGGTTATCATTTTCGTAAGTGGGAGAATTATTGTAAACAATCGCCTCCGGCTGTTGGAGGTGTTATTACGAACGCGTTGACATACTCATATCGCGCTCAGGCATTCAGGAGAGGTGTTCAAATCGTACCGGGGCCTATGGGAACCGGAGGAGGATATTTGTATTCTGCCGTAAGAGCGGTTATGGAGGCAAGGCATCTGTCCGAGGAAGATGTCTTGCATGGATTGTTTGTTGCCGCGGGTGTAGGAGTAATCTGTTATACGAGGTCGGAACCCACCGGCGAAACAACAGGGTGTGCCGGGGAATGCGGTGTCTGTTCAGCCATGGCGGCAGCAGCGATAACAGAAATGTCCAGCGGAACTCCAAGTCAGGTGGAAAGCGCGGCGTCATTAGCATTACAGGCAGCCATCGGCTGGCCCTGCGATCCGATACCGGGCGGAAATAATCAGCCATGCTTTAGCAGATTTACTACGGCTATAACAATGGCAATTACATTTTCTGACCTTGCCTTGTCGGGAAGGGAAGGTGTAATACCTTTTCATGAGGTTGTAGACGTGATGGACAGCGTGGGGAGAGAAATGCCAGCTGGCCTTAAGTGTACTGCACAAGGGGGGCTGTGCGCTTCGCCCGAGGCGGCAGAATGTAAAAGGAGGTTTATTTCTGCGACGGGTTTAATATAACAGACAAAATTATGGACATAAAAGAATATATCTATTAAAATATTTGTTATACAGTCATGAAATATAAATACAGATAGAGTTTATAGGGAGGGGGATAACCTATGTACTATGTGGCAATTTGTGATGACGATAAGAGATTTGTTCAGTATGTAAAAAGGATAATTTTAAGCAGTGGTCTTGATGAAAGCGAAGTTTTTTTCTATGAATATTATTCAGGGGAGGAATTAATAGAAAAATGTAAAACACAGGATAATATTGATTTGCTTATACTGGATATGCAAATGAAGAAAATTAATGGAGATGAAACGGCCAAACAGTTTAGGATAAGGTTTCCCATGTCAATTTTAGTGTTTTGTTCCGGCAGCTGTCAGCCAACCGTAAAATGTTTTGAAGCAGCCCCTTTTCGTTATTTGCTGAAGGAATATACGGACAAGCGCATGCAGCAGGAAATGAAAATAATTATCCGGGAGATGAAAAATAAAAAGACGGAACCGTACATTGTTGGAAACCGGCATTATAATACAGTAAAGTTAAAACCGGAGGAAATATTATATATAGCAATTGCCAGACGCGGAAGTAACATCTATGCCTGCCCTAATATTAAAAAATATGATTTCGAAAACAACATAACATGCAAAGAAAGAGTGGATGAATTATATCCCATACTAAAAGATTACGGTTTTGCGTATGCCCATAATAGCTACATTGTAAATTTAAAATACATCAGGAGAAAAACGACGACAGAATTAGAACTGGTAGATGGCACTATTTTATCTATTGCGCGTTCGAAGGAAAAAGAACTCAGAGTCGAACTGGCAAGGAGCATGGCCAGGAAATATTGAAGTATAAGGGGATATTATGGAGTATTTGGATAAGGCAGTTTTGTTGTTGAGCTGTGTAGTGGAAGTATATATATTATTCGATTTTTTCGACAATTTTTTTGAACGCAGAGGATCGTTTGAAATAAATAGAAGGATCATATTAATCAGTATTATAACCACAGGCATAATGTTTTTGATTAATTTGATGAACAATACATACTTGAATTTATTTGGTGTGGCAATTTTATTTTTTTTATATGTAAGCTTACTGTTTTGTACAAGCTTTGGAAACCGTTTGATTTATCTTATCATTGCTTTATCTATATTTTGGGGATGTGAATTTCTATTTGCCATATTATTAGAAATACCATCATACTTTCACCAACAGACAAGCATTGTCAGGTTATCGGCAATTCCCTGGCATATGCTGACAATGAAATTACTGACATATATTTTATTCGTGATCATAAAGCAGGTATCGAATAAGTCCAGAAAGAGAATGAATAGTAAAATCTTTATGATGTATTTATGTGTTCCGATAGCAAATCTGGGAATTATGCTGCTTACCTATTATTCGGGCTTGGAATTTAGTGAAAAGCTTTCGATGAGACTTTTAATGTCTGTGTGCTTTGCACTTATGCTGCTTGGAAATATTCTCATATTTTATGCATTTAACCGGTACTCGGAAGAGATGTCCCTGAATATGAGACAAGAGGTAACGATCGTCCGTCAGAATGCAGATTTAAGTTATTATGCCCACGTACAGGAAACGAATGAAAAATACAAGGAGTTTATTCATAATACCAGCCATTATCTTAAAACAATAGGGGAACTCGCAAGGAAAAATCAAAATGACAGCATTTTAGACATTATATATGAATTAAACGTGGAACTGGAAAATAGTGCAATGGCCATATATAGTGAGAATCATGTTATAAATGCTATTTTGAATGAAAAAGAAGCTCAGTGTATCAAGGAAGGTATTCTTTTTGACGTGTATGCCGAACCGGGGACGCATATGGGAAGCGTTGCTGATGTAGATATGATAACTATGCTGGGTAATTTACTGGATAATGCGATATGTGCGGCGCGGCAGGGGAAAAAAGAACGATATGTCAGAACCCGTATTTTTATGCAGAATGATTGCAGCTTTTGTGTGGTGAAGATCACAAATGATTTTGGAGGAGAGATCATTCGCAGTGAGAAGGGGTTTGTTTCGACCAAGAAGGAAAAGGGAATTCATGGAATAGGCATTCAAAGTGTGAAAAATACTGCGGAGAAGTATAATGGATATCTGGAATGTTTTATTGAAAAAGATATTTTCACAGCTATTCTGGTTTTGCCTGCAATATAGTATAAAAATTAAATAAAGAAATTATATAATGATAGAAGATGTATACGTTAAAAGCAGCGTATACATCTTTTTTTTGACAAAAACTGGCCTTTAAATTACCAAAAGTGCCAATAGCATTGTTTATTTATTCAAGTAAATATAAAATGACAAAAGGGATAGAGGCAAGCTTATAAAAATATGGTTCGTTATGCATAAGTGATGAATAAACAGAAAATATGTATAATAAGAGCTTATTTAAATGAAAGCTGAAAATGAGATATCAAAGGTAAAAAATTTAATGACAGATAATTATCTGCAAATAAGAATCGGTTGAAAAAATAATTTCGGGCATGAAATCAGTAGAAATTACAATTAAAGGGAGGTGATACCATTGGTTTGAAAGATTATATCAACAGTACATTACTGCTGACAGTCTGGAGATTTAACATGGTAAGCGTAGGGTCCTCATCAAAAGGAATTGATAAGAAATATAATTAAGTTAATTTTTTGTACGCAATTTACCTGCAATTAACAGTACAGCCAAGAGCAGTTACTTGGAATGTCTGGGGAGATGCAAAGTGGGAAACAAAAAATAATGTTTTTGGAGCTACACCTATTGGATATTCTGAACATAAGAGTGGCGATACAGTTCTTGAAACATATCACTATACAAGAACATATCTTAGTGAAATATTCAAGAGAGGTGATTCTGGTAGGGTATGGGGGAATTATACGGTAAAGGCGACGGGCACTTTTCTAGATGATGATGTGTGGACCTCTTATACACATGTAGTAAAGTATGGAACAGAGAGTTGATGCGGGAAACTTTTATCATAGTAGTATTTTAAGTTAAGTAAATAAACGATATCTGAGCAGAGAAGGGGAGAAACACCCTAACCGTTGTAAGTAAATAGTATCTGCCGACTAATCCATAACACTTAGATTTTGCTTACTTTTACGTCATTTTGTGGTAAAATAAAGACAAAGGATTTTAATGAATCAATTATTTTTGCAGTTTTAATAA includes:
- a CDS encoding CoA-binding protein, with the translated sequence MDLKEIMQENVFAVVGDTINEEKYAYKIKNSLIERGYKVYAVGKELASINEITDDIDIIDLCINPVKGLQLMKECNKQYKCIVIQPGAESAELLEYLDQNKIPYIQGCLLVGLRLYPKAERKTAGNEQ
- a CDS encoding mycofactocin-coupled SDR family oxidoreductase — protein: MAREFEGKTVFITGAAKGQGRAVALGFAKEGANIIAFDLGERISYPAYNKSSNEDLEKLKGEVEKLGAEIVIFGGDVRKEEDVKEAVSRGIKEFKKIDILFSNAGIAAYGYSYELTLEQWEAMIDINLKGGWLVSKHIIPHMIEQNSGVIIYNSSIAGLRGMNRMSHYAASKHGLIGLARSQAIELAPHGIRVVTLHPTGVNTPMNDGLAQMEGSTPLEIAERSAGNLLPVPWVETEDVVESVKFIASDKARYITGSQFVLDAGLLTR
- a CDS encoding transporter substrate-binding domain-containing protein, with protein sequence MKKKIVLGALLIAMAGIFGGCGKAESETAAKSAEETSAPEEINESEAEAGEAEAAENEETQTAEETAGDEVITVSVGTMGTYSPFSYVDENDYLTGYDIEVLRKVEEVDPSLHFEFTTGPWESLFVGLDSDKFQMLANQISGTDERREKYYLTENPYHTAVNQLIVKKGRTDINGFEDLVGKKIGLTVGDAHNIEAEKWNEENGNSLTLVYYEEDITTLLQEIVNGKIDATLNDPAVAISKAEIQGLDVEPVGERLSETPVFFIFKQDELGKTLQEKIDAALGQLIESGELSTLSTEWFEADYTPQGK
- a CDS encoding amino acid ABC transporter permease, which produces MGKIFDVEFMIEIIPDILKGIPYTLTLAVVSFIIGLFIGLIGALIKIYRVPVLRLFTGLYVSFFRGTPLIVQILLFYYGVPILLRIINQKFGTSFDVSAVPAMVFMLVAFSVSAGAYLTESIRAAIISVDKGQLESAYSVGMNTTQAMIRIVLPQAIKVALPVFANFFIGLLKDTSLAFAASVTEIMGQAKIEAGRASRFFEAYIDAALIYWAICIVFEFLVAKLEKNVRRNERGMAK
- a CDS encoding amino acid ABC transporter ATP-binding protein; this translates as MIDIRGVQKSFKNTVVLKGVNLTVEEGETVALIGSSGSGKSTLLRCINLLETPDQGSIAIGDYKFKAHDISRHTKKEVRKRTGMVFQSFGLFENKTALENVTEALIVVQKKKKAEAIEIGRFYLDKVGMLNRASYYPTALSGGQKQRVAIARALALNPQIILFDEPTSALDPELVQEVLQVIKQASDDRMTMLIVTHEMDFAREVSDKVAFMDDGIVLEVAPPEKLFFHPENERTKQFIDRYMQRFSYTI
- a CDS encoding amidohydrolase; this translates as MDKDWKEIFCWFHEHPELGYQEYDTTRKIKEILQKDGIEIVKTGLSTGLIAVVRGSKKGKNVAFRADIDALPIEEQTGLSYTSVHSGIMHACGHDFHITTALAAAERLHEKRKEISGNVFFIFQPAEEVADGAKTVIQTGVLKEVDEYYAFHADPALPTGTIGLKKGTIMAAVDQFKVTIKGKDAHAAMPHLGNNPIPVMAQMMLVLQTSVPQKVPAIHPSVLSFTQICAGNTWNVIPESGFFQGTMRSILFRERKEMKERFFTIVQEFATMNDMQVRIEWHEGPAPIVNDEGLCDTIERIAKKNHFSIKHVETNMISDDFSCYLEANEKAAGMYLKVGTGEGHPLHNSGFTVDIAAIEIAAGLLTDILLEAVR
- a CDS encoding L-serine ammonia-lyase, iron-sulfur-dependent, subunit alpha; translation: MLELYPDFYNDVFGPIMQPGSSSHTAGPCRIGYVASCLLDAPLKQIQVYLDPDGSFAGTFGWMNEDLGMLAGAYGFLPEEEKIFDIRQILSEEGIPYRFDFEKIAESSHPNAVKFVLTDRNDEQAVLVGNSIGGGMIEVVWAMGIPISFKGDKELVLQGNRRQYVLKPILPVITTERKKPQLFADFEEWIRISEVNHQSLWETALVYEENSSGWGRGEIVEYMRKIQRLLKRQTDYIDEAQEQLLETPFSGYHFRKWENYCKQSPPAVGGVITNALTYSYRAQAFRRGVQIVPGPMGTGGGYLYSAVRAVMEARHLSEEDVLHGLFVAAGVGVICYTRSEPTGETTGCAGECGVCSAMAAAAITEMSSGTPSQVESAASLALQAAIGWPCDPIPGGNNQPCFSRFTTAITMAITFSDLALSGREGVIPFHEVVDVMDSVGREMPAGLKCTAQGGLCASPEAAECKRRFISATGLI
- a CDS encoding LytR/AlgR family response regulator transcription factor, which encodes MYYVAICDDDKRFVQYVKRIILSSGLDESEVFFYEYYSGEELIEKCKTQDNIDLLILDMQMKKINGDETAKQFRIRFPMSILVFCSGSCQPTVKCFEAAPFRYLLKEYTDKRMQQEMKIIIREMKNKKTEPYIVGNRHYNTVKLKPEEILYIAIARRGSNIYACPNIKKYDFENNITCKERVDELYPILKDYGFAYAHNSYIVNLKYIRRKTTTELELVDGTILSIARSKEKELRVELARSMARKY
- a CDS encoding sensor histidine kinase, with the translated sequence MKLLTYILFVIIKQVSNKSRKRMNSKIFMMYLCVPIANLGIMLLTYYSGLEFSEKLSMRLLMSVCFALMLLGNILIFYAFNRYSEEMSLNMRQEVTIVRQNADLSYYAHVQETNEKYKEFIHNTSHYLKTIGELARKNQNDSILDIIYELNVELENSAMAIYSENHVINAILNEKEAQCIKEGILFDVYAEPGTHMGSVADVDMITMLGNLLDNAICAARQGKKERYVRTRIFMQNDCSFCVVKITNDFGGEIIRSEKGFVSTKKEKGIHGIGIQSVKNTAEKYNGYLECFIEKDIFTAILVLPAI